In [Leptolyngbya] sp. PCC 7376, a genomic segment contains:
- a CDS encoding branched-chain amino acid ABC transporter permease, with the protein MDFTLFLQQLLNGLSIGSVYAIFALGYTLVFSILGIINFAHGAIFTLGAYFTYLFAGGKFGFNGVLANAQLPFALPFWLALICGCLVAGLTSVCLEWLAFRPLRKRGADSLLSLVSSLGAAVVIVNSIQALVGAEIYTFPANIYGNIPESINFGSAENPILIRTVQVIIFGVSAIAVAILTYGMTQTKMGKAVQAVAEDGVTASLLGINTERVIQLTFFVSGCLAGLAGTLVGSSVSIAGPYFGITYGLKGLGVIVLGGLGNIPGAVVGGLLIGLAEAFIPGDFSGYKEAIAFALLFGMLLIRPQGLFGKKTIQKV; encoded by the coding sequence GGACTTTACCCTGTTTTTGCAACAACTCCTCAATGGTTTGTCGATCGGCAGTGTTTATGCCATCTTTGCCCTTGGTTATACGTTGGTTTTCTCGATACTGGGCATCATTAATTTTGCCCATGGCGCAATTTTTACCCTTGGGGCTTATTTTACCTATCTGTTTGCGGGGGGCAAGTTTGGGTTCAATGGTGTGCTTGCCAATGCCCAACTCCCTTTTGCATTGCCGTTTTGGTTGGCCTTAATCTGCGGATGTTTGGTGGCTGGGCTAACCTCGGTCTGTCTCGAATGGCTAGCTTTTCGGCCATTGCGCAAACGAGGAGCTGATTCGCTATTGAGCTTGGTCTCTAGCCTTGGGGCTGCTGTGGTTATTGTGAATAGTATTCAGGCACTTGTTGGAGCAGAAATTTATACGTTTCCGGCGAATATCTACGGCAATATTCCCGAGTCAATTAATTTTGGGTCAGCGGAAAATCCAATTTTGATTCGAACAGTGCAAGTGATTATTTTCGGGGTATCGGCGATCGCAGTGGCCATTCTCACCTATGGCATGACCCAAACAAAAATGGGTAAAGCTGTGCAAGCGGTTGCAGAGGATGGGGTGACAGCCAGTTTGCTGGGGATTAATACCGAGCGAGTGATTCAGCTGACCTTTTTTGTAAGTGGTTGTTTAGCTGGATTGGCGGGGACGTTGGTGGGATCGAGCGTCAGTATTGCAGGACCTTATTTCGGGATCACCTATGGCTTGAAAGGATTGGGCGTGATTGTCCTAGGTGGTCTCGGTAATATTCCGGGGGCAGTGGTTGGTGGCTTATTGATTGGATTGGCAGAGGCATTTATTCCGGGGGATTTTTCAGGATATAAGGAGGCGATCGCCTTTGCACTTTTATTTGGGATGCTATTAATTCGTCCACAGGGATTGTTCGGGAAGAAGACTATTCAAAAGGTTTAA